One Paralichthys olivaceus isolate ysfri-2021 chromosome 21, ASM2471397v2, whole genome shotgun sequence genomic window carries:
- the LOC109642810 gene encoding sesquipedalian-1-like → MKVGGKILAHFESCNSPVDKEGFLYKKGEIKTSYQKRWCVLKGNLLFYKDRAGDRDLIGVIVLEGCTVQLCESEEQFAFSLVWSEPGLRTYKFAAEDQASQESWIKALLSANHNYLALLVMDLEKKYRDALAELSSEPAKTFTMPNFSQTEAGSSAAYQSRQSSSLPSFAAPAAVVAAPGLSSGPTLQTPTISSKTASKRSPKLWTKRNANVVPINAPAPPMGEWSAVCLDPKEEFSKLHEDFGREVKELIVNWSKRGRVGADVQEENLIDFG, encoded by the exons ATGAAGGTTGGTGGGAAAATTCTCGCGCATTTTGAATCGTGCAACTCACCTGTGGACAAGGAGGGATTCCTGTACAAGAAG GGTGAGATAAAGACTTCCTATCAGAAGCGCTGGTGTGTGCTGAAGGGGAACCTCCTCTTCTACAAGGACCGGGCGGGCGACCGTGACCTGATAGGAGTGATTGTTCTCGAGGGCTGCACCGTCCAGCTGTGCGAGTCCGAGGAGCAGTTCGCCTTCTCGCTGGTGTGGAGCGAGCCGGGACTGCGGACGTACAAGTTCGCTGCAGAGGACCAGGCCAGCCAGGAGAGCTGGATCAAAGCCCTGCTGTCGGCCAACCACAACTACCTGGCGCTTCTCGTGATGGACCTGGAGAAGAAGTacagag ATGCTTTAGCTGAGTTATCCAGCGAACCAGCCAAAACTTTCACAATGCCAAATTTCAGCCAAACAGAGGCCGGATCCTCAGCCGCCTATCAGAGCAGACAGTCTTCATCGCTGCCTTCGTTCGCAGCACCAGCCGCCGTGGTCGCAGCACCCGGGCTGAGCTCCGGTCCGACCCTTCAAACTCCGACCATTTCATCCAAAACAGCCAGTAAGAGATCACCCAAACTCTGGACGAAGAGGAACGCCAACGTGGTGCCGATTAACGCCCCTGCTCCGCCCATGGGGGAGTGGTCAGCGGTGTGCTTGGACCCCAAGGAGGAATTCAGTAAACTGCACGAAGATTTTGGAAGAGAGGTCAAAGAACTGATTGTTAATTGGTCAAAACGAGGACGAGTAGGTGCAGACGTTCAGGAGGAGAACTTGATAGATTTTGGATAA
- the LOC109642808 gene encoding zinc finger protein 572-like: MSKIERLNVRVEKLLCNVVQEVLEVVRETVWEYQEKTARTQRENQSLRRRLQELQHKIDLESSGPLPQISTATQQAEGEQRENEELVDDAEPADKDVSDSFADTDCEASLTTPCLSPKATTESHLHDDNLSDPRTLKIETDDRLLSPTTNHVDPTVTIQIKENVSVLSLTSNKMKEEPIPDQETAHTHTDNLFDDAATSSTLLHRFEPPPTNSGLYNMSGFIFGRGQEPQSPRYSLTNIFGADSGSSDSASFQRNVRKHYCCSLCGRTFGHAGDYKKHSRVHTGEKPYCCSVCGKSFSQSGYLTVHLRYHTGEKPFGCSHCGKSFSHSSNLKKHLQTHLWMSKIDRLNARVAKLLTEVVQEVLEVVKETVSEYQEKTARTQRENKSLKRRLLELQDKITRESAPALPDSGPLPEEIQDTKTHEQDFSVTQRHNSGVTHTEQEPTSSHTPEHDIKQECREHESHNNTEPQAECDLAQTSHEYCKAQPEEGMHIIKTVQPSHSANREITSVSSDTLLNPPSICPLEVNLAAVNIEAELTNCRTSEPLPPQEQYPGCVDLSCNSSRHNSAETLRPQVGAEPYGLTFAHSKHSIQRRHGFSKPNRALFDVRRIKMEHFRDDDTHLCVVCGKTFSRLGNLRIHQRCHTGEKPYGCVQCGRRFSQAGDLKKHKRVHTGEKPYYCNQCGKSFSRGENLKRHQKIHIGERLQLQQTWREQHL, encoded by the exons ATGTCCAAAATTGAGCGTCTGAATGTCCGAGTGGAGAAGCTGCTGTGTAACGTGGTGCAGGAGGTTCTGGAGGTGGTGAGAGAGACGGTGTGGGAGTACCAGGAGAAAACAGCCAGGACTCAGAGGGAGAACcagagtctgaggaggaggctgcaggagctcCAACACAAGATCGACTTGGAGAGCAGTG GGCCTTTGCCGCAAATTTCCACCGCAACCCAGCAGGCTGAgggggaacagagagagaacgaggaGCTGGTAGACGATGCTGAACCTGCTGATAAGGACGTTTCAGATTCATTTGCAGACACTGACTGTGAAGCATCCCTCACTACACCGTGCCTCTCCCCCAAAGCTACGACAGAATCACATTTGCACGATGATAACTTGAGCGATCCGAGAACTCTCAAAATTGAGACTGATGACAGGTTATTATCACCAACTACAAATCACGTAGACCCCACTGTTACAATtcaaatcaaggaaaatgtctCTGTTTTATCGCTtacatcaaataaaatgaaagaggaGCCCATACCAGATCAAGAgaccgcgcacacacacactgacaatttGTTTGATGATGCCGCGACCAGCTCTACACTCTTACACAGATTTGAACCCCCTCCAACCAATTCAGGACTCTACAACATGTCAGGGTTCATCTTCGGTCGGGGCCAAGAGCCTCAATCTCCAAGATACAGTCTCACAAACATTTTtggtgcagactctggctcttcGGACTCAGCTTCCTTCCAGAGAAACGTCAGAAAACACTACTGCTGCTCGCTGTGCGGTCGCACCTTCGGACACGCAGGCGACTACAAGAAACACAGCAGGGTGCACACAGGGGAGAAGCCGTACTGCTGCTCGGTGTGTGGGAAGAGCTTCAGTCAGTCGGGGTACCTGACGGTGCACCTGCGCTATCACACGGGAGAGAAGCCGTTCGGCTGCAGCCACTGCGGAAAAAGTTTCAGCCACTCGAGTAACCTGAAGAAACACCTACAAACGCATCTGTG GATGTCTAAAATTGACCGTTTGAATGCTCGTGTGGCCAAGCTGCTGACTGAGGTGGTGCAGGAGGTTCTGGAGGTGGTGAAGGAGACGGTGTCGGAGTACCAGGAGAAAACTGCtagaacacagagggagaacaagAGTCTGAAGAGACGACTGCTGGAGCTTCAGGACAAAATAACAAGAGAGAGTGCAC CTGCTCTGCCTGACAGTGGACCGTTGCCTGAAGAAATACAAGACACAAAGACTCACGAGCAGGACTTCAGTGTCACTCAGAGGCACAACTcaggtgtcacacacacagagcaagagCCGACGAGCAGCCACACACCTGAACACGACATAAAGCAGGAATGCAGAGAACATGAAAGCCACAATAATACTGAGCCACAGGCTGAATGCGACTTAGCACAAACCTCGCATGAATATTGCAAAGCACAGCCTGAGGAGGGGATGCACATAATAAAGACTGTCCAACCATCACACAGTGCAAACAGAGAAATCACTTCTGTCTCATCTGACACTTTGCTCaatcctccctccatctgtccaCTTGAGGTAAACCTGGCTGCCGTCAATATAGAAGCAGAGCTGACAAACTGTAGGACATCAGAACCTCTACCTCCTCAAGAGCAATATCCTGGATGTGTGGATTTAAGCTGCAACTCTTCTCGTCATAACTCTGCTGAGACCCTCAGGCCACAAGTTGGCGCTGAACCTTACGGACTCACCTTTGCCCACTCAAAGCACAGCATACAGAGGAGGCATGGATTTTCAAAACCCAATAGGGCTTTGTTTGACGTGAGGAGAATCAAGATGGAGCACTTCAGAGACGATGACACGCACTTGTGTGTTGTATGTGGGAAGACGTTCAGCAGGCTGGGGAACTTGCGAATCCACCAGCGCTGTCATACGGGGGAAAAGCCGTACGGCTGCGTACAGTGCGGGAGGCGCTTCAGTCAGGCGGGAGACCTGAAGAAACATAAGCGCGTCCACACAGGGGAGAAACCGTACTACTGCAACCAGTGTGGAAAGAGCTTCAGTCGAGGGGAGAATCTGAAAAGACACCAGAAGATCCACATCGGAGAGAGACTGCAGTTACAGCAAACGTGGAGGGAGCAACATTTGTGA
- the pkmyt1 gene encoding membrane-associated tyrosine- and threonine-specific cdc2-inhibitory kinase — protein sequence MSVAVETTASRVPLPLPTHFSHAEQSFSLKKRHVPHFSSPARMSHSLPPLPPSKGCPPLSRVFPQQTSPWTPLSCSLSKSPSTNSVYDPSKQQSYFSQCFTNLGLLGRGSFGEVYKVLSNEDGRQYAVKRSAHRFRGNSERNQSVREARNHERLCPHPHILNFVAAWEEYGRLYIQTELCSTSLLLHAENQPPSPDEPAAWAYLCDLLSALQHLHSHGFVHLDLKPANVLITDSGRLKLGDFGLLLELKHKSSESVEGKVKDDAQEGDPRYMAPELLRGEYGPAADVFSLGVSILELACNIEVPNGGEGWQQLRQGCLPSEFTSSLSTELQAVLKMMLVPEPSERPTVAELLALPSVRKHRWKRRIHLVVTETVLTLTTLCQLVLCFGCRLLSSLHLSFLPRWTKPAPCTPPKDSWDRDLTLSLSTMQADPGSPGDDAVFLLDHTNPGLSPTFSHRVRSRMSVDSTSTPLPVSPTRSHPARTPTHSNLGEWSCNLAQTPSSIHSNGSCRTLTPSASPIHTELHTDSVNEKSAQSRHSSSARSTQRRGPDWVGAEEVLPRLSFEPKNLLSLFEETTLEDKP from the exons ATGTCAGTGGCGGTGGAGACCACGGCGTCCAGggttcctctccctcttccgaCCCACTTCTCCCACGCAGAGCAGTCCTTCTCCCTCAAAAAGCGACATGTCCCGCACTTTTCTTCCCCAGCCCGGATGTCACATTCTCTGCCCCCGCTGCCTCCATCCAAGGGATGTCCCCCTTTGAGCAGGGTGTTCCCCCAGCAGACATCCCCCTGGACGCCCCTGTCTTGTTCCCTCAGTAAATCTCCCAGTACAAATTCTGTGTATGATCCCAGCAAACAGCAGTCTTATTTCAGTCAGTGCTTCACTAATCTGGGTCTACTGGGAAGAGGATCCTTCGGAGAGGTCTACAAG gtGCTAAGTAACGAGGATGGTCGCCAGTATGCAGTGAAGCGCTCTGCTCATCGCTTCAGGGGAAACAGTGAGAGGAACCAGAGTGTGAGGGAAGCGAGGAACCATGAGCGTCTGTGTCCACACCCCCACATCCTGAATTTCGTGGCAGCCTGGGAGGAGTATGGTCGGCTGTACATTCAGACAGAGCTGTGTAGCACCAGCTTGCTGCTCCATGCTGAGAATCAGCCTCCCAGCCCAG ATGAGCCTGCAGCCTGGGCCTACCTGTGCGACCTCCTCTCAGCTCTGCAGCACTTGCACTCTCATGGTTTTGTTCATCTGGACCTCAAGCCGGCCAACGTCCTCATCACTGACTCTGGTCGTCTGAAGCTGGGGGACTTTGGGCTGCTGCTTGAGCTCAAACACAAGAGCTCGGAGTCTGTGGAGGGGAAAGTGAAAGACGATGCTCAGGAGGGAGATCCCAGGTATATGGCCCCTGAGCTCCTCCGTGGGGAATATGGACCCgctgcagatgttttcag CTTGGGTGTGTCTATTCTGGAGCTTGCCTGTAATATTGAAGTTCCAAATGGTGGAGAGGGCTGGCAACAGCTCAGACAAGGCTGCCTCCCCTCAGAGTTTACCAGCA GCCTGTCGACTGAGCTGCAGGCAGTGTTGAAGATGATGCTGGTCCCAGAGCCTTCTGAGAGACCAACAGTAGCTGAGCTTCTGGCTCTTCCCTCTGTCAGGAAACACAGGTGGAAGAGGCGCATTCATCTTGTGGTCACAGAGACTGTGTTAACCCTAACCACCCTCTGCCAG TTGGTGTTGTGCTTTGGGTGCAGACTCCTGTCCTCCCTTCACTTGTCCTTTCTTCCTCGTTGGACCAAACCAGCTCCCTGCACCCCTCCTAAGGACAGCTGGGACAGAGATTTAACCCTGTCCCTCAGCACCATGCAGGCTGACCCAGGCAGCCCAGGGGATGACGCAGTGTTTCTGTTGGATCACACCAACCCAGGGCTTTCCCCCACCTTCTCACACAG GGTCAGATCCAGAATGTCTGTCGACAGCACATCCACTCCTCTCCCAGTTTCACCGACCCGCAGTCATCCTGCCcgcacacccactcactcaaaTCTGGGTGAGTGGTCCTGTAACTTGGCTCAGACCCCCTCCAGCATCCACTCAAATGGTTCCTGCCGCACACTGACCCCGAGTGCAAGCCCCATACACACAGAGCTTCACACAGACAGCGTGAATGAAAAGTCAGCGCAGAGCCGCCATTCTTCATCAGCCAGGTCGACACAGCGGCGCGGTCCCGACTGGGTTGGAGCAGAGGAGGTTTTACCCCGACTCAGCTTTGAACCAAAGAACCTGCTCAGTCTGTTCGAGGAAACGACTCTCGAGGACAAGCCGTGA
- the LOC109642812 gene encoding elongin-B isoform X1, with translation MDVFLMIRRHKTTIFTDAKESTTVYELKRIVEGILKRPPEDQRLYKDDQLLEDSKTLGDCGFTNQTARPQAPATVGLAFRVNDEMFEQLHIEAFSSPPELPDVMKPQDSGSTANEQAVQ, from the exons ATG GACGTGTTCTTAATGATCCGGCGTCACAAGACTACAATCTTCACAGATGCCAAGGAATCCACCACCGTCTATGAGCTGAAGCGTATTGTCGAAGGAATTCTTAAAAGACCACCCGAAGACCAGCGGCTCTACAAA GATGACCAGTTGCTAGAGGACAGCAAAACTCTGGGTGACTGTGGATTCACCAACCAGACTGCCAGACCTCAAGCCCCAGCTACCGTTGGTCTGGCCTTCCGTGTAAATG ATGAGATGTTTGAGCAGCTGCATATTGAGGCCTTCTCCAGCCCTCCGGAACTCCCTGATGTGATGAAGCCGCAGGACTCTGGCAGCACTGCCAACGAACAGGCTGTGCAGTGA
- the LOC109642812 gene encoding elongin-B isoform X2: MIRRHKTTIFTDAKESTTVYELKRIVEGILKRPPEDQRLYKDDQLLEDSKTLGDCGFTNQTARPQAPATVGLAFRVNDEMFEQLHIEAFSSPPELPDVMKPQDSGSTANEQAVQ; the protein is encoded by the exons ATGATCCGGCGTCACAAGACTACAATCTTCACAGATGCCAAGGAATCCACCACCGTCTATGAGCTGAAGCGTATTGTCGAAGGAATTCTTAAAAGACCACCCGAAGACCAGCGGCTCTACAAA GATGACCAGTTGCTAGAGGACAGCAAAACTCTGGGTGACTGTGGATTCACCAACCAGACTGCCAGACCTCAAGCCCCAGCTACCGTTGGTCTGGCCTTCCGTGTAAATG ATGAGATGTTTGAGCAGCTGCATATTGAGGCCTTCTCCAGCCCTCCGGAACTCCCTGATGTGATGAAGCCGCAGGACTCTGGCAGCACTGCCAACGAACAGGCTGTGCAGTGA
- the LOC109640687 gene encoding transforming growth factor beta-1-induced transcript 1 protein-like isoform X2, which produces MEDLDALLADLENTGSPLARCPVLLTSDPPQNADPVPQDPAESRPPPPAYTPQQTVSAAIKSSQNSNPDKLYSTVCKPRSPRAADPPPAFSSSSLLGGGLSELDHLLQELNATQFNITDEILAQFPSSKKDERDKIKDKATAPSSSSAKPSATSATLELDKLMASLSDFRVQSTPAAPVSPVVTAPLQPAAAAPPQPSSGGSLDSMLGLLQSDLSRQGVQTSSKGNCSACQKPVVGQVVTALGKVWHPEHFVCTECETELGSRNFFEKDGRPYCESDYFTLFSPHCAHCNKPILNKMVTALDKNWHPECFCCVKCSRAFGEEGFHDREGQQYCQQCFLTLFASRCQGCTQPIMENYISALNSLWHPQCFVCRECYTPFVNGSFFEHEGKPLCEAHYHQSRGSMCQACQQPILGRCVTAMGAKFHPHHLVCHFCLKPLSKGCFKEQENKPYCHPCFIKLFG; this is translated from the exons ATGGAGGATTTGG ACGCCCTTCTGGCTGATCTTGAGAACACTGGTTCTCCTCTAGCTCGGTGTCCCGTCCTGCTCACCTCGGACCCGCCTCAAAATGCTGATCCTGTCCCCCAGGACCCGGCCGAGTCCCGGCCACCACCACCCGCCTACACCCCGCAGCAG ACTGTTTCTGCTGCAATCAAGTCCTCCCAGAACTCCAACCCAGACAAATTATACAG CACAGTGTGTAAACCGCGGTCTCCCCGCGCAGCAGACCCACCTCcggccttctcctcctcctcactgttgGGAGGAGGTCTGAGTGAACTGGACCATCTCTTACAGGAGCTCAACGCCACCCAGTTCAACATTACAG ACGAGATCCTGGCTCAGTTCCCGTCTTCTAAGAAAGATGAGAGGGACAAGATTAAGGACAAGGCCACAGCCCCCTCCTCCAG CTCTGCGAAACCTTCGGCAACATCCGCCACACTGGAACTGGACAAACTGATGGCGTCTCTGTCTGACTTCAGAGTCCAGAGCACG CCAGCTGCACCCGTCAGTCCAGTGGTGACGGCACCACTGCAGCCTGCTGCCGCCGCCCCCCCACAGCCCTCCTCCGGCGGCTCATTGGACAGCATGCTGGGACTGCTTCAGTCTGACCTGAGCCGACAGGGCGTTCAGACGTCCTCCAAGGGAAACTGTTCAGCTTGTCAGAAGCCAGTAGTAGGACAG GTGGTGACGGCTCTGGGGAAGGTGTGGCACCCAGAGCACTTTGTGTGCACCGAGTGTGAGACAGAGCTGGGCAGCCGCAACTTCTTCGAGAAGGACGGACGACCATACTGCGAGTCGGACTACTtcaccctcttctctcctcactgtGCGCACTGCAACAAGCCCATACTGAAC AAAATGGTCACCGCTCTGGACAAGAACTGGCACCCGGAGTGTTTCTGCTGTGTTAAATGCAGCCGGGCGTTTGGAGAGGAAG GTTTCCATGACCGTGAGGGCCAGCAGTACTGTCAGCAGTGCTTCTTGACTCTGTTCGCCTCTCGCTGTCAAGGCTGCACTCAGCCCATCATGGAAAACTACATCTCAGCCCTCAACTCTCTCTGGCACCCGCAGTGCTTCGTATGTAGG GAGTGCTACACCCCCTTCGTCAATGGCAGCTTCTTCGAACACGAGGGCAAGCCGCTGTGCGAGGCCCACTACCACCAGTCCCGTGGCAGCATGTGTCAGGCCTGCCAGCAGCCGATCCTGGGCCGCTGCGTCACCGCCATGGGGGCCAAATTCCACCCCCACCACCTCGTGTGTCACTTCTGCCTGAAGCCCCTGAGCAAAGGCTGCTTCAAGGAGCAGGAGAACAAGCCGTACTGCCACCCCTGCTTCATCAAACTCTTTGGTTGA
- the LOC109640687 gene encoding transforming growth factor beta-1-induced transcript 1 protein-like isoform X1 produces MEDLEVPEPPNYPLSPRIVVFDALLADLENTGSPLARCPVLLTSDPPQNADPVPQDPAESRPPPPAYTPQQTVSAAIKSSQNSNPDKLYSTVCKPRSPRAADPPPAFSSSSLLGGGLSELDHLLQELNATQFNITDEILAQFPSSKKDERDKIKDKATAPSSSSAKPSATSATLELDKLMASLSDFRVQSTPAAPVSPVVTAPLQPAAAAPPQPSSGGSLDSMLGLLQSDLSRQGVQTSSKGNCSACQKPVVGQVVTALGKVWHPEHFVCTECETELGSRNFFEKDGRPYCESDYFTLFSPHCAHCNKPILNKMVTALDKNWHPECFCCVKCSRAFGEEGFHDREGQQYCQQCFLTLFASRCQGCTQPIMENYISALNSLWHPQCFVCRECYTPFVNGSFFEHEGKPLCEAHYHQSRGSMCQACQQPILGRCVTAMGAKFHPHHLVCHFCLKPLSKGCFKEQENKPYCHPCFIKLFG; encoded by the exons ATGGAGGATTTGG aaGTGCCTGAGCCACCTAACTACCCTCTCAGTCCTCGTATTGTTGTGTTTG ACGCCCTTCTGGCTGATCTTGAGAACACTGGTTCTCCTCTAGCTCGGTGTCCCGTCCTGCTCACCTCGGACCCGCCTCAAAATGCTGATCCTGTCCCCCAGGACCCGGCCGAGTCCCGGCCACCACCACCCGCCTACACCCCGCAGCAG ACTGTTTCTGCTGCAATCAAGTCCTCCCAGAACTCCAACCCAGACAAATTATACAG CACAGTGTGTAAACCGCGGTCTCCCCGCGCAGCAGACCCACCTCcggccttctcctcctcctcactgttgGGAGGAGGTCTGAGTGAACTGGACCATCTCTTACAGGAGCTCAACGCCACCCAGTTCAACATTACAG ACGAGATCCTGGCTCAGTTCCCGTCTTCTAAGAAAGATGAGAGGGACAAGATTAAGGACAAGGCCACAGCCCCCTCCTCCAG CTCTGCGAAACCTTCGGCAACATCCGCCACACTGGAACTGGACAAACTGATGGCGTCTCTGTCTGACTTCAGAGTCCAGAGCACG CCAGCTGCACCCGTCAGTCCAGTGGTGACGGCACCACTGCAGCCTGCTGCCGCCGCCCCCCCACAGCCCTCCTCCGGCGGCTCATTGGACAGCATGCTGGGACTGCTTCAGTCTGACCTGAGCCGACAGGGCGTTCAGACGTCCTCCAAGGGAAACTGTTCAGCTTGTCAGAAGCCAGTAGTAGGACAG GTGGTGACGGCTCTGGGGAAGGTGTGGCACCCAGAGCACTTTGTGTGCACCGAGTGTGAGACAGAGCTGGGCAGCCGCAACTTCTTCGAGAAGGACGGACGACCATACTGCGAGTCGGACTACTtcaccctcttctctcctcactgtGCGCACTGCAACAAGCCCATACTGAAC AAAATGGTCACCGCTCTGGACAAGAACTGGCACCCGGAGTGTTTCTGCTGTGTTAAATGCAGCCGGGCGTTTGGAGAGGAAG GTTTCCATGACCGTGAGGGCCAGCAGTACTGTCAGCAGTGCTTCTTGACTCTGTTCGCCTCTCGCTGTCAAGGCTGCACTCAGCCCATCATGGAAAACTACATCTCAGCCCTCAACTCTCTCTGGCACCCGCAGTGCTTCGTATGTAGG GAGTGCTACACCCCCTTCGTCAATGGCAGCTTCTTCGAACACGAGGGCAAGCCGCTGTGCGAGGCCCACTACCACCAGTCCCGTGGCAGCATGTGTCAGGCCTGCCAGCAGCCGATCCTGGGCCGCTGCGTCACCGCCATGGGGGCCAAATTCCACCCCCACCACCTCGTGTGTCACTTCTGCCTGAAGCCCCTGAGCAAAGGCTGCTTCAAGGAGCAGGAGAACAAGCCGTACTGCCACCCCTGCTTCATCAAACTCTTTGGTTGA